Proteins co-encoded in one Natrinema sp. CBA1119 genomic window:
- a CDS encoding zinc ribbon domain-containing protein, translating to MPQSLPQKRPWFAALLAALATGLGHLYLRRWGRGIGWLVASFGASVLFVDPAAVDAFLTGNWTPGTLLAVTPMFIVIGLSVVDAYRIAQRQNAAASSSDDADESAVACPHCGHDLDPELEFCHWCTNSVEDVDRMRQISSE from the coding sequence ATGCCCCAGTCGCTACCACAGAAACGACCGTGGTTTGCAGCGCTTCTCGCAGCGTTGGCTACCGGTCTCGGCCACCTCTATCTCCGTCGGTGGGGTCGCGGGATCGGATGGCTCGTTGCCTCCTTCGGCGCGAGTGTACTGTTCGTCGATCCGGCGGCGGTCGACGCGTTTCTGACCGGGAACTGGACTCCCGGAACGCTGCTGGCGGTCACACCGATGTTCATCGTCATCGGACTCAGCGTCGTTGACGCGTATCGGATCGCGCAGCGACAGAACGCTGCCGCCAGTTCGTCCGATGACGCCGACGAAAGCGCGGTCGCCTGTCCCCACTGCGGACACGACCTCGATCCGGAACTCGAGTTCTGTCACTGGTGTACGAATTCCGTCGAGGACGTCGACCGGATGCGTCAGATCAGCAGTGAGTAG
- a CDS encoding TetR/AcrR family transcriptional regulator — MADPPTETVSDPNEAIMRATYRALREHGYADLTIQRIADEYGKSTAAIHYHYDTKEDLLAAFLDYILEQFKDAVHEVETTDPEQRLELLLDKLLVDPEDHLDLLVAILEMRSQAPYKERFRERFRQNDEYVRYMLQTVIDHGIDEGVFAAVDAEHEARALMTIVDGARTRAVVLDEERALTTARRIADEYVANVLVNDRRGDGSQRG, encoded by the coding sequence ATGGCTGATCCGCCGACAGAGACAGTCTCTGACCCAAACGAGGCAATCATGCGGGCCACGTACCGTGCACTTCGAGAGCACGGATACGCCGATCTCACGATCCAACGGATCGCCGACGAATACGGAAAGTCGACCGCTGCGATCCACTATCACTACGATACGAAAGAGGATCTACTCGCGGCGTTCCTGGACTATATCCTCGAGCAGTTCAAGGATGCGGTCCACGAGGTCGAAACGACAGACCCCGAACAGCGACTCGAGTTGCTACTCGACAAACTGCTCGTCGACCCCGAGGACCACCTGGATCTGCTCGTCGCAATACTGGAAATGCGTAGTCAGGCACCGTACAAGGAACGGTTTCGCGAACGGTTTCGGCAGAACGACGAGTACGTCCGGTACATGCTTCAGACGGTGATCGACCACGGGATCGACGAGGGCGTGTTCGCAGCTGTCGACGCCGAACACGAGGCGCGAGCGCTCATGACGATCGTCGACGGCGCCCGCACTCGAGCGGTCGTACTAGACGAGGAGCGTGCGTTGACGACGGCGAGGCGGATCGCCGACGAGTACGTGGCGAACGTGCTGGTGAACGACCGTCGAGGAGACGGGTCGCAGCGCGGCTAG
- a CDS encoding TetR/AcrR family transcriptional regulator, giving the protein MNDEPTSEILDATYHALCKHGYAALTLQHIADESPMSKASIHYYYDSKNELFVAFLDFLYDRYTTQIDSTARDSPREHLRSLLEVLLTDEEDTPGTEFRTAMLEVTAQAPYDDEIRDRLVEFGDYLFERIRQIIAAGIDAGEFDESVAPSRIAEVFTTLIVGSHTRQVAVEYSTDRLSETITSHIETDLLIRTPVEGAQ; this is encoded by the coding sequence ATGAACGACGAACCAACCAGTGAAATCCTGGATGCAACATATCATGCCCTCTGCAAGCACGGGTACGCTGCACTCACGTTGCAGCATATCGCCGATGAATCCCCGATGAGTAAAGCATCTATCCACTACTACTACGATAGCAAGAACGAACTGTTCGTTGCGTTTCTTGACTTTCTCTACGACCGGTATACGACCCAGATAGATTCGACTGCCAGGGACTCTCCCCGAGAACATCTCCGCTCACTACTCGAGGTGTTGCTCACTGATGAGGAGGACACGCCCGGGACGGAGTTCCGCACTGCAATGCTCGAAGTGACGGCACAGGCTCCGTACGACGACGAAATCCGGGACCGCCTCGTCGAATTTGGCGACTATCTCTTCGAACGGATACGACAGATAATCGCGGCCGGCATCGACGCGGGTGAATTCGACGAGAGCGTCGCTCCGTCGCGTATCGCCGAGGTGTTCACGACGCTGATCGTGGGATCTCACACTCGTCAAGTCGCGGTCGAGTATTCGACGGATCGTCTCTCCGAGACCATTACGTCCCATATTGAGACGGATCTACTGATCAGGACACCGGTGGAGGGAGCGCAATGA